One window from the genome of Macrobrachium nipponense isolate FS-2020 chromosome 49, ASM1510439v2, whole genome shotgun sequence encodes:
- the LOC135205221 gene encoding uncharacterized protein LOC135205221 has translation MKVAVLLALVGLASCRMALIGGDRAKDVTIKYSYLDENGKTVEVEVEADRLGLQLTPKAAPAPPAVPLQPTPVAVRYVQQAAAQPATPVLTKRFLQVAPEPVFAPSFFVPQPQVVTRYVPVAAPSAPAPRYVKVDFDDVEDDDDDVRRVVYRPASSSRTVAPATVAAAVPARRASRPAARPRASDDDSAED, from the exons ATGAAAGTG GCCGTACTGTTGGCGCTGGTTGGTCTGGCGAGCTGCCGTATGGCTCTCATCGGAGGGGACCGAGCCAAGGACGTCACCATCAAGTACTC GTACTTGGACGAAAATGGCAAAACCGTCGAGGTCGAGGTCGAAGCTGATCGCTTGGGACTCCAGCTGACGCCCAAGGCAGCTCCTGCTCCACCTGCTGTTCCTCTTCAACCCACACCTGTTGCTGTTCGTTACGTCCAACAGGCAGCTGCGCAGCCAGCAACACCTGTCCTGACGAAGCGGTTCCTCCAGGTGGCTCCGGAACCCGTGTTCGCCCCCAGCTTCTTTGTTCCTCAGCCTCAGGTGGTGACTCGCTACGTCCCGGTGGCTGCTCCTTCTGCGCCTGCGCCTCGTTACGTCAAGGTCGACTTCGATGAcgtcgaagacgacgacgatgacgTCAGGAGGGTCGTCTACCGTCcagccagcagcagcaggaccgtGGCACCTGcaactgttgctgctgctgtgccCGCAAGAAGGGCATCGCGCCCAGCTGCTCGCCCCAGGGCATCTGATGACGACAGCGCCGAGGATTAA
- the LOC135205219 gene encoding uncharacterized protein LOC135205219, with amino-acid sequence MKFVVLLALAGLANCRTTLQGGDRARDVTIEYTYLDDHGKEVTVEVKADNLELDLTNDSKLSLKKPSSSSSSVSRATGPSLQPEPAVHRFVEVQPPQPAAATRSRSRTVSVQPPAGSRLAPSFRLVELDDYDAPETRFVEVEAPKPKVETQFLRVEAPKPKVETQFVRVEAPKPRVETQFVRFEAPKPKVENRFVIVDFPEREFETSFHQVQSPRGHEALGLGHFALAKPAAAPRRAPPTTQFLTHRGFRSDANNSAEE; translated from the exons ATGAAGTTC GTAGTGCTACTGGCGCTTGCTGGACTGGCGAACTGTCGCACTACCCTTCAGGGAGGGGACAGAGCTCGCGATGTCACCATTGAGTACAC GTACCTGGACGACCATGGAAAGGAAGTGACCGTCGAGGTCAAGGCTGATAACCTGGAACTAGACCTAACCAACGACTCGAAGCTGTCCCTCAagaagccttcttcttcttcttcttctgtatccAGAGCCACAGGGCCAAGTCTCCAACCAGAGCCTGCAGTTCACCGTTTCGTGGAAGTCCAGCCTCCTCAGCCTGCAGCTGCCACTAGGTCTAGGTCCAGAACAGTGTCTGTTCAGCCTCCTGCAGGGTCCAGGCTGGCGCCCTCCTTCCGGTTGGTTGAGCTGGACGATTATGACGCACCCGAGACAAGATTTGTGGAAGTCGAAGCTCCTAAACCTAAGGTCGAGACCCAGTTTCTTCGGGTCGAAGCTCCTAAACCTAAGGTCGAGACCCAGTTTGTTCGGGTCGAAGCTCCTAAACCTAGGGTCGAGACTCAGTTTGTGCGGTTCGAAGCTCCTAAACCTAAGGTCGAGAATCGCTTCGTCATAGTCGACTTCCCGGAGCGAGAATTTGAGACTAGCTTCCACCAAGTTCAGTCTCCTCGTGGACATGAGGCTTTAGGCCTAGGGCATTTTGCCCTGGCAAAGCCTGCTGCTGCTCCGAGGCGTGCCCCACCAACGACGCAGTTCTTAACGCATCGTGGATTCAGGTCTGATGCCAACAACAGCGCCGAGGAATGA
- the LOC135205220 gene encoding protein TonB-like — translation MKFIVLLALAGLASCSTSLIGGDQARDVKIQYTYVDENGKEVKVELEADRLGLALAKDGLRPVNRKPAQAAPVRFVAVEQPEPKVETRFVQLVEAPQPRARPQLLRLVPAPEPKPQAVETRFIQVPAAPKPVAQRRFVQVQAVPKPVAQPRLVQLQQDAAPKPEPAVVKFVPLEQEIEVETKFIRVPVPVGQTAPAPAVPALFTAEVEEEIPVVLRATSPRASPVRRRSQGPGGRQVFRRVVDLDSSAEK, via the exons ATGAAGTTC ATTGTGTTGCTGGCGCTGGCTGGTCTAGCGAGCTGCAGCACTAGTCTCATAGGAGGGGACCAGGCCCGTGATGTCAAAATCCAGTACAC GTATGTGGACGAAAATGGAAAGGAAGTAAAGGTGGAGCTTGAAGCAGACCGTTTGGGGCTTGCCCTGGCGAAGGATGGTCTACGCCCAGTCAACAGGAAGCCCGCCCAAGCCGCCCCAGTTCGCTTCGTGGCAGTGGAGCAGCCCGAGCCCAAAGTTGAGACCCGGTTTGTCCAGCTAGTCGAAGCTCCACAGCCCAGAGCCAGGCCACAGCTTCTGAGGTTGGTCCCTGCTCCAGAACCCAAACCCCAGGCTGTTGAGACCCGTTTCATCCAAGTGCCCGCTGCTCCAAAGCCAGTGGCCCAACGCCGGTTTGTTCAGGTACAGGCTGTCCCAAAGCCAGTGGCCCAGCCCCGTCTCGTTCAGTTACAACAAGATGCTGCCCCCAAACCTGAGCCAGCAGTGGTGAAATTCGTTCCTCTGGAACAAGAGATCGAAGTGGAGACGAAATTCATCAGGGTTCCAGTACCTGTGGGCCAGACTGCACCGGCACCAGCTGTGCCTGCACTTTTCACAGCAGAAGTCGAAGAGGAAATCCCGGTGGTCCTCCGGGCTACCTCGCCTAGAGCTTCCCCAGTTCGGCGACGCTCCCAGGGTCCTGGCGGAAGGCAGGTATTCAGAAGGGTTGTTGATCTGGATTCCAGCGCAGAGAAATAG